From the Sphaerochaeta sp. genome, one window contains:
- a CDS encoding sigma-54 dependent transcriptional regulator, producing MKRTILICDDEKNIREGLALAMQGEGYATLTAENAEKAWDLVNKEDVDLVITDLRMDGMGGEELLKRIHGAYPQLPVIILTGHGTIETAVVAMRDGAIDFFTKPVDLDRLTLVVGKALKNRDLQAEHDEMKQELDDYKARDKYNKVIIGKSQKMTHLMDTIAQIAPTVIPVLITGESGVGKELAADAIEEFSKRHGKPFIKLHCASLPDTLLEDALFGHEKGAFTGAVDQRKGRFEDADGGTLFLDEIGEISKSTQVKLLRILQEKQFERLGGNKTITVDVRIISATNRNLEEAIKDGSFREDLYYRIKGVEINVPPLRERKEDIPLLIASFLDKFNKENDRNVEGFTEKAKHALYSYDWPGNIRELQNCIMGAAAICRTSLIDVGDLPPTVTKAEAASTVNMDVGITLAEGEKRLIISTLEKCGGNKTKAAQVLDIGRKTLHRKLQEYQIEDNDDDQ from the coding sequence ATGAAACGGACCATACTGATCTGTGACGATGAAAAGAACATTCGAGAGGGGCTTGCCCTGGCGATGCAAGGAGAAGGATACGCCACACTGACGGCGGAGAACGCCGAGAAGGCGTGGGATCTGGTCAACAAGGAAGACGTGGATCTGGTGATCACCGACCTCAGGATGGACGGGATGGGGGGCGAGGAGCTCCTCAAGCGCATCCATGGGGCCTACCCCCAGCTTCCGGTGATCATCCTCACCGGGCATGGGACCATCGAGACGGCTGTCGTCGCCATGCGAGACGGAGCCATCGATTTCTTCACCAAGCCGGTTGATCTGGATCGTCTGACGCTGGTGGTGGGCAAGGCGCTGAAGAACCGGGACCTGCAGGCGGAACACGATGAGATGAAGCAGGAACTGGACGACTACAAGGCCCGGGACAAGTACAACAAGGTGATCATCGGCAAGAGCCAGAAGATGACCCATCTGATGGACACCATCGCCCAGATCGCACCGACGGTCATTCCGGTGTTGATCACCGGGGAGAGCGGGGTGGGCAAGGAACTTGCCGCCGACGCCATCGAGGAGTTTTCCAAACGGCATGGAAAACCGTTCATCAAGCTGCACTGCGCCTCTCTTCCCGACACCTTGCTGGAGGACGCCCTGTTCGGCCACGAGAAAGGGGCGTTCACCGGGGCGGTGGACCAGCGCAAAGGCCGATTCGAGGATGCCGATGGTGGCACGTTGTTCCTGGATGAGATCGGGGAGATATCCAAATCCACCCAGGTGAAACTCCTCAGGATTTTGCAGGAGAAACAGTTTGAGCGGCTGGGCGGAAACAAGACGATCACGGTGGATGTGCGGATCATCAGCGCCACCAACCGCAACCTTGAGGAAGCCATCAAGGACGGATCATTCCGGGAAGATCTGTACTACCGGATCAAAGGCGTGGAGATCAACGTACCGCCCCTCAGGGAGCGGAAGGAAGACATCCCCCTGTTGATTGCCAGTTTCCTGGACAAGTTCAACAAGGAGAACGACCGGAACGTAGAGGGATTCACCGAAAAGGCAAAGCATGCCTTGTACAGTTATGACTGGCCGGGGAACATCAGGGAGTTGCAGAACTGCATCATGGGGGCGGCGGCCATCTGCCGCACCTCGTTGATCGACGTCGGTGATCTTCCGCCGACGGTGACCAAGGCTGAAGCGGCGTCCACCGTCAACATGGACGTGGGCATCACGCTGGCCGAAGGGGAGAAGCGGTTGATCATCTCCACGCTGGAGAAATGCGGCGGCAACAAGACGAAAGCCGCCCAGGTGCTGGATATCGGACGCAAGACCCTGCATCGGAAACTGCAGGAATACCAGATCGAAGACAACGATGACGATCAATGA